One genomic region from Nocardia vinacea encodes:
- a CDS encoding nitrile hydratase accessory protein, with amino-acid sequence MESSTTTTPLHESCVTDADAPTFDAEWERRAFGVAVALSEFGHYPWDAFQQRLISEIGFWETTPEPGDWQYYDHWLAALERVLVDHGLVSEDELRARLGA; translated from the coding sequence ATGGAGTCATCCACGACTACCACACCCCTGCACGAATCCTGCGTCACCGACGCGGACGCGCCCACCTTCGACGCCGAATGGGAACGCCGCGCGTTCGGCGTCGCCGTCGCCCTGTCGGAATTCGGGCACTATCCCTGGGATGCTTTCCAACAGCGGCTCATCTCCGAGATCGGGTTCTGGGAAACCACGCCCGAACCGGGGGACTGGCAGTACTACGACCACTGGCTCGCCGCGCTCGAGCGTGTACTCGTGGACCACGGCCTGGTGTCCGAGGACGAATTACGCGCCCGCCTCGGGGCGTAG
- a CDS encoding cation acetate symporter, giving the protein MVSGGQRSDRRCLVVHERHGSMMMAVFTASAIGLVIACTLVVGLRGLRITRSTSDFFVASRSVRPWWNASAISGEFLAAASFFGIAGLMLDSSGEALLLVSGYTAGFLVMLIFVASSLRRSNAYTVSDFAQARFDSMRVRHITSVVVVLICSIYIVPQLHAAALIARSVGGVPGWIGPVVVATVVAATVAAGGMRSITLAQGVQYGFKVVSLLIPLIFMIVIVLRRGTASDSSAMHRVIDEPAHSAYWSISLLASVLLGTAGLPHVLVRLCTSRDSRTAQRTLAIVVVLVGTFYLLPLAYGVLGRWFASDATAGDRTDTLVLRLPGAIVGGTLGEVLTAIVAAGAFSTFLATSSGLIVTMAGVVSQDVFGADVRGFRRAAIAATVMTLVIALVTSSSRLTETVGYVFALSASTLFPMLVLAIWSRAVTSAGVAAGMLVGGAAVVGAAIGHYALGRPAGVAGDLMAQPGGWSAPLAFVVMLAVSQLQVASSHRSDAGERFLAQLHSPEYSRSRTDVSEYRYDVD; this is encoded by the coding sequence ATGGTTTCGGGTGGCCAGCGATCGGATCGACGATGCCTGGTTGTTCACGAAAGACACGGATCGATGATGATGGCGGTATTCACCGCAAGCGCAATCGGGCTGGTTATCGCCTGCACCCTTGTCGTCGGTCTGCGCGGGTTACGTATCACCCGATCGACCAGTGATTTTTTCGTCGCTTCGCGATCGGTGCGACCATGGTGGAATGCATCAGCGATAAGTGGTGAGTTTCTTGCGGCAGCCAGCTTTTTCGGGATCGCCGGTTTGATGCTCGACAGCTCCGGTGAAGCGCTGTTATTGGTAAGCGGTTATACGGCCGGATTTCTGGTGATGCTGATATTCGTCGCTTCTTCGCTGCGGCGGTCGAACGCATACACGGTATCGGATTTCGCTCAGGCCCGTTTCGACTCGATGCGGGTGCGGCATATTACTTCTGTCGTGGTCGTACTGATTTGCAGTATCTATATAGTCCCCCAACTCCATGCCGCCGCGCTGATCGCGCGATCGGTCGGTGGCGTCCCGGGCTGGATCGGCCCGGTAGTGGTGGCGACCGTGGTCGCCGCCACCGTCGCGGCGGGCGGGATGCGCTCGATCACGCTCGCACAAGGTGTTCAGTATGGGTTCAAAGTCGTTAGTCTGTTGATCCCCTTGATCTTCATGATCGTCATTGTGCTGCGCCGTGGCACCGCATCCGATTCGTCGGCCATGCACAGGGTCATCGACGAGCCGGCCCACAGCGCATACTGGTCGATCTCACTACTAGCATCGGTGCTACTCGGTACAGCAGGTCTGCCACACGTTCTCGTCCGGCTATGCACAAGCCGCGACAGTCGTACCGCGCAGCGCACACTGGCGATCGTCGTGGTGCTGGTCGGCACGTTCTACCTCCTGCCGCTCGCCTACGGTGTCCTGGGTCGGTGGTTCGCGTCGGACGCCACCGCCGGTGACCGGACGGATACGCTCGTGCTCCGACTGCCCGGTGCGATCGTCGGCGGAACGCTGGGCGAGGTGCTCACCGCGATCGTCGCCGCTGGGGCATTCAGCACCTTCCTCGCCACATCATCGGGCCTGATCGTCACGATGGCAGGCGTGGTCAGCCAGGACGTGTTCGGCGCGGACGTGCGCGGATTCCGTCGCGCCGCAATCGCCGCCACCGTAATGACACTCGTCATCGCGCTTGTGACTAGTTCCTCTCGACTGACGGAGACAGTCGGATATGTCTTCGCGTTGTCGGCCTCCACGCTCTTTCCAATGCTTGTTCTGGCGATCTGGTCACGTGCGGTTACCTCCGCGGGCGTTGCCGCGGGCATGCTGGTCGGCGGCGCCGCTGTTGTCGGCGCCGCGATCGGCCACTACGCGCTCGGCCGACCGGCCGGTGTAGCGGGAGATCTAATGGCTCAACCTGGTGGGTGGAGCGCGCCCCTTGCCTTCGTGGTGATGCTGGCCGTGTCTCAGCTACAGGTCGCGAGCTCCCACCGGTCCGATGCGGGCGAACGATTCCTCGCTCAGCTGCACAGCCCGGAGTATTCACGATCGCGAACAGACGTGTCGGAGTATCGCTATGACGTCGATTGA
- a CDS encoding MBL fold metallo-hydrolase, with protein sequence MVKLNARIIPACGGTVESVGAGVESVMAAIGDRNVAAVVCTHGHNDHVTFAPQLAEDAYAPVLVHPGDDPLWQLTHPGQSYWALTDQQRIAIVGTHMHVIHAPGHSPGSVCLYLPEADTLFSGDTLFAGGPGATGRSFSDFPTIISSIRDRLLTLPEHTRVYTGHGDGTTIGTEAPHLAEWIARGY encoded by the coding sequence ATGGTCAAGCTCAACGCTCGGATCATCCCCGCGTGCGGGGGTACGGTCGAAAGCGTCGGCGCGGGAGTCGAATCCGTCATGGCAGCCATCGGCGACCGCAATGTCGCTGCCGTCGTATGCACCCACGGGCACAATGACCACGTCACCTTCGCCCCACAACTCGCCGAAGACGCCTATGCACCCGTCCTGGTGCACCCCGGAGACGATCCGCTCTGGCAGCTGACCCATCCGGGCCAGTCCTACTGGGCGCTCACCGATCAACAGCGCATCGCCATCGTGGGAACGCACATGCACGTCATCCACGCGCCCGGGCATTCACCGGGCTCGGTGTGCCTGTACCTCCCCGAAGCCGACACACTCTTCTCCGGCGACACCCTGTTCGCGGGCGGACCCGGAGCCACCGGCCGGTCGTTCTCGGATTTCCCCACCATCATCAGTTCCATCCGCGACCGCCTGCTCACACTCCCAGAGCACACCCGCGTCTACACCGGCCACGGTGACGGTACGACCATCGGCACCGAAGCACCCCACCTAGCGGAGTGGATCGCCCGCGGATACTAA
- a CDS encoding cytochrome P450 has product MRVDPLPTLARMRSEAPIIRLFNPHQQAPEWRVTRYADVVELLRDNRFSKDKRKLSDAARSRYFRVTEFDQLDKHMLYADPPEHTRLRALVAKAFTPHRIIELRPYVAAATDRLLNQAEQQDSVDLLDALAFRLPITVLAELIGIPIEDQERFREWTRILIAPPSEGDFDALRTMAIEFQQYLEEFLEVRRRQRRDDLTSALIEAQTHRDRLSPVELMSMIFLLIAAGFETTGNLIGNAAWALLRNPAELMRLRATPALIEPAIEEVVRYCPPVKNSTGAFSLTDVEFRGTVIPAEELVVASLLSAHHDDAQFPEPERFDITRTPNRHLGFGLGPHFCLGASLARLEATVAISAVVRRFPRLEFAVDPDTLRWKDGVFVHGLEQLPVTWGIR; this is encoded by the coding sequence ATGCGTGTCGATCCCCTGCCGACACTGGCGCGGATGCGGTCCGAGGCGCCGATCATCCGCCTGTTCAACCCGCACCAGCAAGCACCCGAGTGGCGTGTGACCCGCTACGCCGACGTCGTCGAACTGCTCCGCGACAATCGTTTCAGCAAGGACAAGCGGAAGCTGTCCGACGCGGCGCGATCCAGGTACTTCCGGGTGACCGAATTCGACCAGCTGGACAAGCACATGCTCTACGCCGATCCCCCGGAGCACACAAGATTGCGTGCCCTGGTCGCCAAGGCGTTCACTCCGCACCGGATCATCGAGCTCCGTCCATACGTCGCCGCAGCCACCGACAGGCTGCTGAACCAGGCCGAGCAGCAGGACTCGGTGGACCTGCTCGATGCACTGGCCTTCCGGCTGCCGATCACCGTCCTAGCCGAGCTGATCGGGATACCGATCGAAGACCAGGAGCGGTTCCGGGAGTGGACCAGGATCCTGATCGCTCCGCCGTCGGAGGGAGATTTCGACGCGCTGCGCACCATGGCGATCGAGTTCCAGCAGTATCTCGAGGAATTCCTCGAGGTACGCCGCCGACAGCGCCGCGACGACCTCACCAGTGCGTTGATCGAGGCGCAGACTCATCGTGACCGGCTGTCGCCGGTGGAACTGATGAGCATGATCTTCTTGCTCATCGCCGCGGGTTTCGAAACGACGGGAAACCTCATCGGCAACGCGGCGTGGGCGCTGCTACGGAATCCCGCGGAACTGATGCGGCTGCGTGCCACACCAGCGCTCATCGAACCGGCGATCGAGGAGGTGGTGCGATACTGCCCTCCGGTGAAGAACAGCACCGGAGCCTTTTCGCTGACCGATGTCGAGTTCCGGGGCACGGTCATTCCGGCCGAGGAATTGGTCGTCGCGTCGCTGCTGTCGGCACATCATGATGACGCGCAGTTTCCCGAACCCGAACGGTTCGACATCACCCGAACACCGAACCGGCACTTGGGGTTCGGCCTCGGACCGCACTTCTGCCTCGGGGCCTCACTGGCAAGACTGGAGGCGACGGTCGCGATCAGCGCCGTGGTGCGGCGCTTCCCCCGACTGGAGTTCGCGGTCGATCCCGATACATTGCGATGGAAGGATGGCGTATTCGTGCACGGCCTGGAGCAACTTCCCGTGACCTGGGGGATACGATGA
- a CDS encoding sensor histidine kinase, with amino-acid sequence MSAPDMELVRAISGFSEGIDSRAALDSLDRIRQFLGWTGVGLIGRLGTRAIRGDELGLIEEATGDPSVLDGDASEIRPGLIGVGLVVEGVTVGALLVTHPAVDKSVIRTVQDIARCVETQLAAHELGAARASTTHAQLLALKAQIRPHFIYNALNVIASFTITDPERARALITEFASFTRYWYGERGTFTTFADELHAIESYLLLERARYGERLTVHIEASPESLATRIPHLSIQPLIENAVRHGIESGGGRGSVSLTAHDEGVLTIITVEDDGIGMNPDRVRAVLAGELESVHVGLRNVDVRLRQIYGSAFGLVVETAPGEGTLITVRVPKFALDREF; translated from the coding sequence GTGTCTGCTCCCGATATGGAGCTGGTCCGGGCTATATCCGGATTTTCCGAAGGGATCGACAGTCGCGCCGCCCTGGACTCGCTCGACCGAATCCGCCAGTTCCTCGGTTGGACCGGGGTAGGCTTGATCGGACGCTTGGGCACGCGCGCCATCCGAGGTGACGAACTCGGCCTCATCGAGGAAGCGACAGGGGATCCGAGCGTCCTCGATGGGGATGCTTCCGAAATCCGTCCTGGTCTTATCGGAGTCGGCCTTGTCGTCGAAGGCGTGACGGTAGGGGCGTTGCTCGTCACGCATCCGGCAGTCGACAAGAGCGTGATCCGAACGGTCCAGGACATCGCGCGTTGTGTGGAAACCCAGCTCGCCGCACACGAACTCGGTGCAGCGCGTGCGTCGACGACCCACGCTCAGCTGCTGGCGCTCAAAGCGCAGATTCGACCCCACTTTATTTACAACGCGCTCAACGTGATCGCCTCGTTCACCATCACCGACCCCGAGCGAGCCCGCGCTCTGATCACCGAGTTCGCGAGCTTCACGCGGTACTGGTACGGAGAACGCGGTACGTTCACCACTTTCGCGGACGAACTCCACGCCATCGAGAGCTACCTGCTGCTCGAGCGCGCGCGCTACGGCGAGCGTCTCACCGTGCACATCGAGGCCAGCCCGGAATCCCTGGCTACCAGGATCCCTCATCTGAGCATTCAACCGTTGATAGAGAACGCGGTTCGCCACGGAATCGAGTCGGGTGGCGGTCGCGGCTCGGTGTCACTCACGGCGCATGATGAGGGTGTTCTGACGATCATCACGGTCGAAGACGATGGGATCGGCATGAACCCGGATCGTGTTCGCGCTGTGCTAGCCGGAGAGCTGGAAAGCGTGCATGTCGGACTGCGGAATGTCGATGTGCGCCTGCGGCAGATCTACGGGAGCGCCTTCGGTCTCGTCGTGGAAACGGCTCCAGGCGAAGGCACGCTGATCACGGTCCGAGTCCCGAAGTTCGCCCTCGACCGTGAGTTCTAG
- a CDS encoding helix-turn-helix transcriptional regulator: MCFGGNVAHRYLFPWFSWLEQGRNINVSVQVLNSVARTLSLDAAEKAHLYRLADVPTVPTAHAGTALPEELQVILDHLEPLPGVVLSPRYDVLAHNKSYEALCPGFVKGERNVARRVFLTPECCNAYHHNWDDLRRMVGYLRGSYVKNLGDPGWEEFISELCAESETFASLWARNDVAVPASRTKQIRNLAVGELEMFLTSMSLPSLPHAWMQIYTPVDEVAWGKLRELLAMSEEQRQRPWIEHREQYHAAAG, encoded by the coding sequence TTGTGCTTCGGCGGTAACGTTGCTCATCGGTACCTCTTTCCGTGGTTCTCCTGGCTAGAACAAGGTCGCAACATCAATGTCAGTGTGCAGGTGTTGAATTCGGTTGCGCGGACGTTGTCGTTGGATGCTGCGGAGAAGGCGCACTTGTATCGGTTGGCGGATGTGCCGACGGTGCCGACTGCGCACGCGGGAACTGCTCTGCCAGAAGAACTTCAGGTGATTCTGGATCATCTGGAACCTTTGCCGGGTGTGGTGTTGAGTCCGCGTTATGACGTGCTTGCGCACAATAAGTCGTATGAGGCACTGTGCCCGGGTTTCGTAAAGGGGGAGCGGAATGTGGCGCGGCGGGTGTTCCTGACCCCGGAGTGCTGCAACGCCTATCACCATAATTGGGATGATTTGCGGCGCATGGTGGGTTATCTGCGTGGTTCGTATGTGAAGAATCTCGGTGATCCGGGTTGGGAGGAATTCATCTCTGAGTTGTGTGCGGAGAGTGAGACTTTCGCTTCGTTGTGGGCTCGTAATGATGTGGCGGTTCCGGCGAGTCGGACGAAGCAGATCCGTAATTTGGCGGTGGGGGAGTTGGAGATGTTCTTGACGAGCATGTCGCTGCCGTCGTTGCCCCATGCGTGGATGCAGATCTATACCCCGGTTGATGAGGTGGCGTGGGGGAAGTTGCGTGAGTTGTTGGCGATGAGTGAGGAACAGCGCCAACGTCCGTGGATCGAGCATCGCGAGCAGTATCACGCTGCGGCGGGGTAG
- the nthB gene encoding nitrile hydratase subunit beta, which translates to MKLQHHLGGLENLGPVQYEPRVFVEEWEKRIFGIHVAMMGLSNHLGDAGPKYPITEVPTTFSSTWTWADLRKGAEAMHPFAYFQYRYYEKWLGGISGFFVSQGYITNEELEAKTAEYLKNPALPTTEGGNQRIDDQVIRYLHEGDSPRQGPARSPDFAVGDRVTVKNVPPTDHTRLPGNLRGRSGTVQRVFEGNYGYFCSTGPDGIGEPMPVYIVRFEPTDIWGELAEPGAVLYGELYQAYLTPATEDQQ; encoded by the coding sequence ATGAAACTCCAACACCACCTGGGCGGACTGGAAAACCTCGGCCCGGTCCAGTACGAACCTCGCGTCTTCGTCGAGGAATGGGAGAAACGGATCTTCGGCATCCACGTGGCCATGATGGGATTGAGCAACCATCTGGGCGATGCCGGGCCCAAGTACCCGATCACCGAGGTTCCCACCACCTTCTCCTCCACTTGGACCTGGGCGGACCTGCGCAAGGGCGCCGAAGCGATGCACCCCTTCGCCTACTTCCAGTACCGCTACTACGAGAAGTGGCTCGGCGGGATCAGCGGATTCTTCGTCTCCCAGGGTTACATCACCAATGAGGAACTCGAGGCGAAGACCGCCGAATACCTGAAGAACCCGGCCCTGCCGACCACCGAAGGCGGGAACCAGCGGATCGACGACCAGGTCATCCGGTATCTGCACGAAGGCGACTCCCCTCGCCAAGGGCCGGCGCGGTCCCCGGACTTCGCCGTCGGTGACCGAGTGACCGTCAAGAATGTGCCGCCGACCGATCACACCCGACTTCCGGGCAACCTGCGCGGGCGCTCCGGCACGGTCCAGCGCGTCTTCGAAGGCAATTACGGCTACTTCTGCTCCACCGGCCCAGACGGTATCGGGGAGCCCATGCCGGTTTACATCGTGCGTTTCGAACCCACCGATATCTGGGGCGAACTCGCCGAACCAGGAGCCGTCCTCTACGGCGAGCTCTACCAGGCCTACCTCACACCCGCGACCGAGGACCAACAATGA
- a CDS encoding DUF1097 domain-containing protein: MRQLDALSISIGVLGGTATLITATVLTVPVWVIFIAWASFFILGAGTAGLKKSIASNLVGIAIASLTLLAIHALGGGTAVAAIAVGVGSAAMVQASKIELLSKLPAIVWGFASTVGTVAATGYGITTASISNPALVTALAMVLGALFGIASEYWGAAMTAHPASGPVAEVLPEGQ, encoded by the coding sequence ATGCGACAATTAGATGCCCTGTCGATCAGTATCGGCGTGCTCGGGGGGACCGCTACGCTGATCACCGCAACCGTCCTGACCGTTCCGGTCTGGGTAATCTTCATCGCCTGGGCCTCTTTCTTCATTCTCGGGGCAGGTACCGCTGGCCTGAAGAAGTCGATCGCCTCGAACCTGGTCGGCATCGCCATCGCCTCACTCACACTGCTGGCCATCCACGCACTGGGTGGCGGCACCGCCGTCGCCGCGATCGCGGTCGGCGTCGGCAGCGCCGCAATGGTGCAGGCATCCAAGATCGAGCTGTTGTCGAAACTCCCCGCCATAGTGTGGGGCTTCGCTTCCACCGTAGGCACGGTGGCTGCCACCGGCTACGGAATCACCACCGCATCCATCAGCAACCCGGCACTCGTCACGGCGCTGGCCATGGTCCTCGGGGCGCTTTTCGGCATCGCCTCGGAGTACTGGGGAGCCGCCATGACGGCACACCCAGCCAGCGGACCGGTCGCCGAGGTACTACCGGAAGGGCAGTAA
- the nthA gene encoding nitrile hydratase subunit alpha: protein MTMQFGYPDNREAANAARVRALESLLIEKRVMTDSTVDKVLGYFETDMTPLNGATIVAHAWTDPEFAQRLVDNTPAAISELDLPVGMDGAEGEHLQAVANTPGVHNLVICTLCSCFPWPVLGLPPYWYKDPTFRARAAREPRVVLRELGLDLDPSVELRVWDSSGHSRWFVIPERPAGTEGLSEKELAALVTTESMIGIAEVPAPAA, encoded by the coding sequence ATGACAATGCAGTTCGGCTACCCCGACAACCGTGAAGCCGCCAATGCGGCCCGCGTCCGCGCACTCGAATCCCTTCTCATCGAGAAGCGGGTGATGACCGACTCCACCGTCGACAAGGTGCTCGGATACTTCGAGACCGATATGACGCCTCTCAACGGCGCCACCATCGTGGCGCACGCGTGGACCGATCCCGAATTCGCGCAACGACTCGTCGACAACACCCCGGCGGCCATCTCCGAACTCGACCTCCCCGTTGGCATGGACGGCGCCGAGGGCGAACACCTGCAGGCCGTGGCCAATACCCCAGGCGTGCACAACCTGGTCATCTGCACCCTGTGCTCGTGCTTCCCATGGCCGGTCCTCGGCCTGCCGCCGTACTGGTACAAGGATCCGACCTTCCGCGCCCGCGCTGCCCGCGAACCCCGCGTGGTGCTGCGGGAACTCGGCCTTGATCTGGATCCGTCGGTCGAACTCCGGGTGTGGGACAGCAGCGGTCACTCGCGCTGGTTTGTGATTCCGGAGCGGCCCGCGGGAACCGAGGGCCTGAGCGAGAAGGAGCTCGCCGCCCTCGTCACGACCGAATCCATGATCGGCATCGCCGAAGTTCCTGCTCCCGCCGCCTGA
- a CDS encoding LytR/AlgR family response regulator transcription factor, with amino-acid sequence MIGLLDVLVVDDEKPAVDAMVHFLDRDGRIGRIFSATSVNEALRVLQEHHVDAIFLDIHMPSLTGLDLARVLNRFTEPPAVVFVTADDTLAVKAFELKAADYLLKPVSERRLAETVGRLAGSRAPLSPDPQLVTVDQGSFSRMIKLEEVRYAEASGDYVRLFTADSDYLVRIPMSTLAEQWESDGFVRIHRSYLVSLRHVDQVHFQGVTGSVTVGPVRLPVSRRSVPLLRSMLQVNRIRSGR; translated from the coding sequence ATGATCGGCCTGCTCGATGTTCTGGTTGTCGATGACGAAAAGCCCGCGGTCGACGCGATGGTCCATTTCCTCGATCGCGATGGCCGGATCGGACGAATCTTCTCCGCGACCTCCGTGAACGAAGCTCTCCGAGTGCTGCAGGAACACCACGTGGACGCGATATTCCTCGACATCCATATGCCGTCTCTGACCGGTCTGGATCTGGCGCGGGTCCTGAACCGGTTCACCGAGCCGCCCGCGGTGGTGTTCGTGACGGCAGACGACACCCTGGCCGTCAAGGCGTTCGAGTTGAAGGCCGCCGACTATCTACTAAAGCCGGTGTCCGAACGGCGACTCGCCGAGACGGTGGGCAGGTTGGCGGGATCCCGCGCCCCGCTGTCGCCGGATCCGCAGCTCGTCACCGTGGATCAGGGGAGTTTCAGCCGCATGATCAAGCTGGAGGAGGTGCGGTACGCGGAGGCATCAGGGGATTATGTACGTCTCTTCACTGCGGATTCGGACTACTTGGTGCGAATTCCGATGTCTACGCTCGCAGAGCAATGGGAAAGCGACGGCTTCGTGCGGATCCACCGGTCCTATCTGGTTTCGCTTCGGCATGTGGATCAGGTGCATTTCCAGGGAGTCACGGGTTCGGTGACGGTCGGGCCTGTCCGCCTGCCGGTGAGCCGCCGGAGCGTTCCACTTCTTCGAAGCATGCTCCAGGTCAATCGGATCCGGTCAGGCCGATGA
- a CDS encoding HoxN/HupN/NixA family nickel/cobalt transporter, which yields MTTTTLMSTGRWTHGERLRITGIVGVITALHIIGWSLYIFYASGPAGAGAFAGAGTLAYTLGIRHAFDADHIAAIDDTTRLMMHRGRRPIGVGFFFAMGHSTVVLVLAFIVALAAGAAGSGVDTFRHIGGVVSQLVSIVFLLLVAVLNVLVLTGIIGLWRRMTAGRLDHHELELQLLNRGLLNRVLGRRARELVRSSWHMYPIGILFGLGLETASEVTLLALSASTASHGPDIPMLAVLSLPLLFAAGMSAFDTADSMLMTRLYSWAHRIPARRLYYNIATTGMTVAVAAFIASVYVAGLIADGTGDGGLLAAYGSLSDHFEMLGYIVVAIFAVSWLAAAAIWHFRGLGDRYDDRQGNRDPAH from the coding sequence TTGACCACCACGACCCTCATGTCCACCGGCCGCTGGACTCACGGTGAACGGCTGCGCATCACCGGCATCGTCGGTGTCATCACCGCGCTGCACATCATCGGCTGGAGTCTCTACATCTTCTACGCTAGCGGCCCGGCGGGCGCCGGCGCCTTCGCCGGAGCCGGAACCCTCGCCTACACCCTCGGCATTCGGCACGCCTTCGACGCGGACCATATCGCGGCCATCGACGACACCACGAGACTGATGATGCACCGCGGACGCCGACCGATCGGCGTCGGCTTCTTCTTCGCCATGGGCCATTCCACCGTGGTCCTCGTCCTGGCATTCATCGTCGCACTCGCCGCAGGTGCTGCCGGATCCGGTGTCGACACCTTCCGCCATATCGGCGGAGTAGTCTCTCAGCTGGTCTCCATCGTGTTCTTGCTGCTCGTCGCCGTGTTGAATGTGCTTGTGCTGACCGGCATCATCGGTCTGTGGCGACGCATGACCGCAGGGCGGTTGGACCACCACGAACTCGAACTACAGCTGCTGAACCGGGGCCTGCTCAACCGCGTTCTCGGCCGTCGAGCCCGAGAACTTGTCCGGTCTTCGTGGCATATGTATCCGATCGGGATCCTGTTCGGCCTCGGCCTGGAGACCGCCAGCGAGGTCACCCTGCTCGCATTGTCAGCCAGCACCGCATCTCACGGACCCGATATCCCCATGCTGGCGGTACTGTCGCTCCCCTTGCTCTTCGCCGCGGGCATGAGCGCGTTCGATACCGCCGACAGCATGCTGATGACGCGCCTCTACTCCTGGGCCCATCGCATCCCGGCCAGGCGGCTCTACTACAACATCGCCACCACCGGAATGACCGTGGCCGTCGCCGCCTTCATCGCCAGTGTCTACGTCGCCGGGCTGATCGCCGACGGCACCGGGGACGGCGGCCTCTTGGCCGCCTACGGTTCTCTCTCGGACCACTTCGAGATGCTCGGCTACATCGTCGTCGCGATCTTCGCGGTTTCGTGGCTCGCCGCAGCCGCCATCTGGCATTTTCGCGGACTGGGCGACAGGTACGACGACCGTCAGGGGAACCGCGACCCCGCACACTAG
- a CDS encoding GlxA family transcriptional regulator — protein sequence MLSRPIAAAKTERTVVFALYDKVTLQDVAAPLEIFARANDFGARYRVLLASPTGQPVGTTAFTRLSADISVADAPAAIDTLLVPGGVPADFAFTAAAHDIPEELTPDTVPEALAMVRELAPRALRIASVCTGAFLLAALGMLDGRRATTHWAHCAQLARDYPRVVVEPDALFVQDGPFITGAGISAGTDMALAIVENDYGTDIARRVARWMVVFLQRPGGQAQFSVWSEAGVTTTRGLRQLLDAVVLDPAADHSTAAMAARAAMSERHLARLFHDEVGTTPARYVELTRLEAAKRLMVTTDGSQDSVARQAGFGSAETMRRVFRRHLGVSPGGYRGRFRTTGIDPEVSKSE from the coding sequence TTGCTGAGTCGGCCCATCGCTGCCGCGAAGACCGAACGGACAGTTGTGTTCGCGCTGTACGACAAGGTGACGTTGCAGGACGTGGCGGCGCCACTGGAGATCTTTGCCCGCGCCAACGACTTCGGAGCCCGCTACCGGGTGCTGCTCGCCTCGCCGACCGGGCAGCCGGTCGGAACGACCGCTTTCACCCGGCTCAGCGCCGACATCTCGGTAGCCGACGCACCCGCTGCCATCGACACGTTGCTGGTGCCGGGCGGGGTGCCGGCCGACTTCGCCTTCACGGCCGCAGCGCACGACATACCCGAGGAACTCACGCCAGACACCGTCCCCGAGGCACTCGCGATGGTTCGCGAACTGGCACCCCGAGCGCTACGGATCGCCTCGGTGTGCACGGGCGCGTTCCTGCTGGCCGCACTGGGGATGCTGGACGGGCGTCGCGCGACCACGCACTGGGCACATTGCGCGCAACTCGCCCGCGACTACCCCCGCGTCGTGGTGGAACCGGACGCGTTGTTCGTGCAGGACGGGCCCTTTATCACTGGTGCTGGCATCAGCGCGGGCACCGATATGGCACTCGCGATCGTGGAGAATGACTACGGCACCGATATCGCCCGGAGGGTTGCCCGGTGGATGGTCGTATTTTTGCAGCGTCCAGGCGGGCAGGCACAGTTCAGCGTCTGGTCGGAGGCGGGTGTCACGACCACTCGTGGTCTGCGCCAGCTTCTCGACGCGGTGGTCCTCGATCCGGCCGCCGACCATTCCACCGCCGCGATGGCCGCCCGCGCGGCTATGAGTGAGCGTCACCTCGCTCGGCTGTTCCACGACGAGGTGGGTACGACGCCGGCGCGTTATGTGGAGCTGACCAGGCTGGAGGCAGCTAAGCGGCTGATGGTGACCACTGACGGCAGCCAGGACTCCGTGGCGCGCCAGGCCGGATTCGGCTCGGCGGAGACGATGCGGCGGGTCTTCCGCCGCCACCTCGGTGTCTCACCGGGCGGCTATCGCGGCCGATTCCGTACCACTGGTATCGATCCGGAAGTTTCGAAGTCCGAGTAG